The following are encoded in a window of Kitasatospora sp. NBC_01250 genomic DNA:
- a CDS encoding DUF4383 domain-containing protein produces the protein MRLKDELPTDHRLAQVYRYGAGLCGLLLLIWGCFGLAGDPGYLSTHGTNVAGMSSNGALGVLSIVFGAILMIGAVVGGNFASWLNMIVGAIFVIAGFVGLMALDSSWNHLAFRMANVLFSFVFGFVIATFGMYGRVSGHLPHDNPYWQQRHSGEREPEEDVAGRWHVPAFKQVLRPTVHH, from the coding sequence ATGAGACTGAAGGACGAACTCCCCACCGACCACCGGCTCGCCCAGGTCTACCGCTACGGTGCGGGCCTCTGCGGTCTGCTCCTGTTGATCTGGGGCTGCTTCGGGTTGGCCGGTGACCCCGGTTACCTCTCCACCCACGGCACGAACGTCGCTGGCATGTCCAGCAACGGCGCGCTCGGTGTGCTCTCGATCGTGTTCGGCGCGATCCTGATGATCGGTGCCGTGGTCGGCGGCAACTTCGCCTCCTGGCTCAACATGATCGTCGGCGCGATCTTCGTCATCGCCGGCTTCGTCGGGCTGATGGCGCTCGACAGCAGCTGGAACCACCTGGCCTTCCGGATGGCCAACGTGCTGTTCAGCTTCGTCTTCGGCTTCGTGATCGCGACCTTCGGCATGTACGGCAGGGTCAGCGGCCACCTGCCGCACGACAACCCGTACTGGCAGCAGCGCCACAGCGGCGAGCGGGAACCCGAGGAGGACGTGGCCGGGCGCTGGCACGTGCCCGCCTTCAAGCAGGTGCTGCGGCCCACCGTGCACCACTGA
- a CDS encoding dodecin — MSEHIYRVTEIVGSSHEGTDAAIRNALTRASQTLRNIDWFEVVQVRGHVAEDRIQHYQVTVKIGFRLEEPAA, encoded by the coding sequence ATGTCCGAGCACATCTACCGCGTGACCGAAATCGTCGGCTCCTCGCACGAGGGGACCGACGCCGCGATCCGCAACGCGCTGACCCGCGCGTCACAGACCCTGCGCAACATCGACTGGTTCGAGGTGGTGCAGGTGCGCGGTCACGTCGCGGAGGACCGGATCCAGCACTACCAGGTCACCGTCAAGATCGGCTTCCGGCTGGAGGAGCCCGCCGCCTGA
- a CDS encoding response regulator transcription factor, with protein sequence MTVTPPPAASAPSPRILVVDDDPTVAEVVTGYLRRAGCTVVRAADGRAALAQAALFRPELVVLDLMLPELDGLEVCRRLRADGADRPAVVMLTARGEESERILGLELGADDYVTKPFSPRELVLRVQAVLRRQAVPLGAASREPLRAGDLRLDQQARRAFRGERELALTQREFDLLTFFVRHPGTAFGREELMHRVWGWEFGDLSTVTVHVRRLREKVEDDPAAPALISTVWGVGYRFDPVAAGAAEGGAA encoded by the coding sequence GTGACAGTGACGCCCCCGCCCGCCGCATCGGCCCCCTCGCCCCGGATCCTGGTGGTCGACGACGACCCGACCGTCGCCGAGGTGGTCACCGGCTATCTGCGGCGGGCCGGCTGCACGGTCGTGCGGGCCGCCGACGGGCGCGCCGCGCTGGCCCAGGCCGCGCTGTTCCGTCCCGAGCTGGTGGTGCTCGACCTGATGCTGCCCGAGCTCGACGGCCTGGAGGTCTGCCGCCGGCTGCGCGCGGACGGCGCCGACCGGCCGGCGGTGGTGATGCTCACCGCACGGGGCGAGGAGTCCGAGCGGATCCTGGGCCTGGAGCTGGGGGCCGACGACTACGTCACCAAGCCGTTCAGTCCGCGCGAACTGGTGCTGCGGGTGCAGGCCGTGCTGCGCCGGCAGGCCGTCCCGCTCGGGGCGGCGAGCCGGGAGCCGCTGCGGGCCGGCGACCTGCGGCTCGACCAGCAGGCCCGCCGGGCCTTTCGCGGGGAGCGCGAACTGGCACTCACCCAGCGCGAGTTCGACCTGCTGACGTTCTTCGTCCGGCACCCGGGGACGGCGTTCGGGCGCGAGGAGCTGATGCACCGGGTCTGGGGGTGGGAGTTCGGCGACCTGTCCACCGTCACGGTGCACGTGCGCCGGCTGCGCGAGAAGGTCGAGGACGACCCGGCGGCACCGGCGCTGATCAGCACGGTGTGGGGCGTCGGCTACCGGTTCGACCCGGTGGCGGCCGGTGCGGCCGAGGGCGGTGCGGCGTGA
- a CDS encoding sensor histidine kinase, whose amino-acid sequence MKDLLLIALFAALGAGVAGLLGWPAVRLLRRRSVALSLFAVAVVTVLAMTAGTLAVAQAMFLSHHDLGVVITVTCMAAVVSLVTAALLGRQVVAGSRALALAARTVGSAAGFTAPAEPLGSELADLSAELAATSARLAESRQREQALEASRRELIAWISHDLRTPLAGLRAMAEALEDGVAEEPTRYHRQIRTEVDRLTGMVDDLFELSRIQAGALTLSLARVSAYDLVGDAIAGAYPLAHERGVQLRGERIEPAPVQVDGREITRVLGNLLVNAIRSTPAEGVVAVAARQREGEVVLSVTDGCGGIPEADLARVFETGWRGGSARTPRQVRGAAAEGGAVQHHGDTGAGLGLAIVRGIVEAHAGRASVRNVQGGCCFEIALPAAPAPLS is encoded by the coding sequence GTGAAGGACCTGCTGCTGATCGCCCTGTTCGCCGCGCTCGGGGCGGGCGTGGCCGGACTGCTGGGCTGGCCGGCGGTGCGGCTGCTGCGCCGCCGCTCGGTGGCGCTCTCGCTCTTCGCCGTCGCCGTGGTCACCGTGCTGGCGATGACCGCCGGCACCCTGGCGGTGGCCCAGGCGATGTTCCTCTCGCACCACGACCTCGGTGTGGTCATCACCGTGACCTGCATGGCCGCGGTGGTCTCGCTGGTGACCGCCGCGCTGCTGGGACGCCAGGTGGTGGCCGGCAGCCGGGCCCTGGCGCTGGCCGCCCGCACGGTGGGCAGTGCCGCCGGATTCACCGCCCCCGCCGAGCCGCTCGGCTCCGAACTGGCCGATCTGAGTGCCGAGTTGGCCGCCACCAGCGCGCGTCTGGCCGAGTCCCGGCAGCGCGAGCAGGCACTGGAGGCCTCCCGGCGCGAGCTGATCGCCTGGATCTCGCACGACCTGCGCACCCCGCTGGCCGGCCTGCGGGCGATGGCCGAGGCACTGGAGGACGGCGTGGCCGAGGAGCCGACCCGCTACCACCGGCAGATCCGCACCGAGGTGGACCGGCTGACCGGCATGGTGGACGACCTCTTCGAGCTGTCCCGGATCCAGGCCGGTGCGCTGACCCTGTCGCTGGCCCGGGTCTCGGCCTACGACCTGGTCGGCGATGCGATAGCGGGCGCCTACCCGCTGGCCCACGAGCGCGGTGTGCAGCTGCGCGGGGAGCGGATCGAGCCGGCCCCGGTGCAGGTGGACGGACGGGAGATCACCCGGGTGCTCGGCAACCTGCTGGTCAACGCGATCCGCTCGACCCCGGCCGAGGGCGTGGTGGCGGTGGCCGCCCGGCAACGGGAGGGCGAGGTGGTGCTCTCGGTGACCGACGGGTGCGGCGGTATCCCGGAGGCGGACCTGGCCCGGGTCTTCGAGACCGGCTGGCGCGGCGGCAGCGCCCGTACCCCGCGCCAGGTGCGCGGGGCGGCGGCCGAGGGCGGTGCGGTGCAGCACCATGGGGACACCGGCGCGGGGCTCGGGCTGGCGATCGTGCGCGGCATCGTGGAGGCGCACGCGGGGCGGGCCTCGGTGCGCAACGTCCAGGGCGGGTGCTGCTTCGAGATCGCGCTGCCCGCCGCGCCCGCACCGCTGTCCTGA
- a CDS encoding cholesterol oxidase substrate-binding domain-containing protein, with the protein MAPDAPDAPDAPGASDAPDAADDRAPGRGPAGLTRRRLLAGSAALGSAAWLLRGIITPDDAEAAPAGTPALPVPPAFPAGIELYRQTYENWAGEIHADQLWTCTPHTPEDVVTLANWAHAQGWRLRAQGHRHTWAPLTVANGTPAATAVLLVDTTRHLTAISAAGTAAAPAVRAQAGTDMETLLAHLAGRGLGVTHCPAPGDITLGGVLAIGGHGTAVPTAGESSGPGHGFGSISNLVTQLTAVVWDQGAGRYVLRTFDRAEADTAAFLVNLGRSFVTEAVLRAGADRNMRCLSRIDVPASELFAAPGGGNGRSLADFLEQSGRVEAIWFAFTEFPWLKSWSVAPERPFSSRAVSQPYNYPFSDNIPTPVADLAGRLVSGSWALAPTFGQLQYLIAAIGLTGDLTDVLLSGTLLEDLLSLDVVTHLLAGGLRSDLWGPSRTLLQYVRPTTLRMAANGYAVLARRADVQWVVNQVTSGYQRLLTQYQARGQFPVNGAVEIRVTGLEDPAASGVPGARPPLLSAIRARPDHPEWDVAVWFDVLTLPGTPGMYQFGRDLEQLLLAAFDGTRAALRVEWSKGWAYTADAAWADPDVLDRVIPDSYRAGGGPGWDEAVAVLDRYDPDRVFGNPFLDRLLR; encoded by the coding sequence ATGGCACCTGACGCACCTGACGCACCTGACGCACCCGGCGCATCCGACGCACCTGACGCAGCCGACGACCGTGCTCCCGGCCGCGGACCGGCCGGCCTGACCCGGCGCCGCCTGCTGGCCGGCTCCGCCGCGCTGGGCTCCGCGGCCTGGCTGCTGCGCGGCATCATCACCCCCGACGATGCCGAGGCCGCTCCCGCCGGGACACCCGCACTGCCGGTGCCGCCCGCGTTCCCCGCCGGCATCGAGCTCTACCGGCAGACCTACGAGAACTGGGCCGGCGAGATCCACGCCGACCAGCTGTGGACCTGCACCCCGCACACCCCCGAGGACGTGGTCACCCTGGCCAACTGGGCCCACGCCCAGGGCTGGCGGCTGCGCGCCCAGGGACACCGGCACACCTGGGCCCCGCTCACCGTGGCCAACGGCACCCCGGCCGCCACCGCGGTGCTGCTGGTGGACACCACCCGCCACCTGACCGCGATCAGCGCCGCCGGCACCGCGGCCGCGCCCGCGGTGCGGGCCCAGGCGGGCACGGACATGGAGACCCTGCTGGCCCACCTGGCCGGGCGCGGCCTCGGGGTCACCCACTGCCCGGCCCCGGGGGACATCACCCTGGGCGGGGTGCTCGCGATCGGCGGGCACGGCACCGCGGTCCCGACCGCGGGCGAGAGCAGCGGGCCCGGCCACGGGTTCGGTTCGATCAGCAACCTGGTCACCCAACTCACCGCCGTGGTCTGGGACCAGGGCGCCGGCCGGTACGTGCTGCGCACCTTCGACCGGGCCGAGGCCGACACCGCCGCCTTCCTGGTCAACCTCGGCCGGTCCTTCGTCACCGAGGCCGTGCTGCGGGCCGGCGCCGACCGGAACATGCGCTGCCTCAGCCGGATCGACGTCCCCGCGAGCGAGCTCTTCGCCGCGCCGGGCGGCGGCAACGGCCGCAGCCTGGCCGACTTCCTGGAGCAGAGCGGCCGGGTGGAGGCGATCTGGTTCGCCTTCACCGAGTTCCCCTGGCTCAAGTCCTGGAGCGTCGCCCCCGAGCGGCCCTTCTCGTCCCGCGCCGTCAGCCAGCCCTACAACTACCCGTTCTCCGACAACATCCCGACGCCGGTGGCCGACCTGGCCGGCAGACTGGTCAGCGGCTCCTGGGCGCTGGCGCCGACCTTCGGCCAGCTGCAGTACCTGATCGCCGCGATCGGCCTGACCGGCGACCTCACCGACGTCCTGCTCTCCGGCACCCTGCTGGAGGACCTGCTCAGCCTGGACGTGGTCACCCACCTGCTGGCCGGCGGCCTGCGCTCCGATCTGTGGGGCCCCTCCCGGACGCTGCTGCAGTACGTGCGCCCCACCACCCTGCGGATGGCCGCCAACGGCTACGCGGTGCTGGCCCGCCGGGCGGACGTGCAGTGGGTGGTCAACCAGGTCACCAGCGGCTACCAGCGCCTGCTGACCCAGTACCAGGCGCGCGGGCAGTTCCCGGTCAACGGCGCCGTGGAGATCCGGGTCACCGGCCTGGAGGACCCGGCGGCCAGCGGCGTCCCGGGGGCCCGGCCGCCGTTGCTCTCCGCGATCCGGGCCCGCCCGGACCACCCCGAGTGGGACGTCGCGGTCTGGTTCGACGTGCTGACCCTGCCCGGCACCCCGGGGATGTACCAGTTCGGACGCGACCTCGAACAGCTCCTGCTGGCCGCCTTCGACGGCACCCGGGCGGCGCTGCGCGTCGAGTGGTCCAAGGGCTGGGCCTACACCGCGGATGCCGCCTGGGCCGACCCGGACGTGCTGGACCGGGTGATCCCGGACAGCTACCGGGCGGGCGGCGGCCCGGGCTGGGACGAGGCGGTGGCGGTGCTCGACCGCTACGACCCCGACCGGGTCTTCGGCAACCCGTTCCTGGACCGGCTGCTGCGCTGA
- a CDS encoding AraC family transcriptional regulator, producing MTSAAMPLPEPAPVPVDEALRARPAPALRPYAAWYSGYRQRGVAPMVHRGLPSPYLTLILTLDEPLTLAAHPDPRQPPGSYRTLLGGLHTGPALITHAGRQSGVQIALSPLGARVLLGLPAGELAELDFTAEEVLGGWAVEGRERLLSATDWPGRFAAVDQWLGRRLGQRSDQRAVEPAPEVAQAWQLLLAGGGQPSAAALADRIGWSGRHLADRFRTEIGLTPKAAARVIRFDRARRLLSARAGQPRAGDGLGLAALAAHCGYFDQAHLAREFRALAGCAPSRWVAEETGTAAKRVAEERVALGSETSKAGPGRPVQAGATPG from the coding sequence GTGACCAGCGCCGCGATGCCCCTGCCGGAGCCGGCACCCGTCCCGGTGGACGAGGCGCTCCGGGCCCGCCCGGCGCCGGCGTTGCGCCCTTATGCGGCCTGGTACTCGGGCTACCGCCAGCGCGGCGTCGCGCCGATGGTGCACCGCGGACTGCCCTCGCCGTACCTGACGCTGATCCTCACCCTGGACGAGCCGCTCACGCTGGCCGCCCACCCGGACCCGCGCCAGCCGCCCGGCAGCTATCGCACGCTGCTCGGCGGGCTGCACACCGGCCCGGCGCTGATCACCCATGCCGGGCGGCAGTCCGGCGTGCAGATCGCCCTCAGTCCGCTGGGCGCGCGGGTCCTGCTCGGGCTGCCGGCGGGCGAGCTGGCGGAGCTGGACTTCACGGCGGAGGAGGTGCTGGGCGGCTGGGCGGTGGAGGGCCGGGAGCGCCTGCTGTCCGCGACCGACTGGCCGGGTCGGTTCGCCGCCGTCGACCAGTGGCTGGGCAGGCGCCTGGGGCAGCGGTCGGATCAGCGGGCGGTCGAGCCCGCGCCCGAGGTGGCGCAGGCCTGGCAGCTGCTGCTGGCGGGCGGCGGGCAGCCGTCGGCCGCCGCGTTGGCGGACCGGATCGGCTGGAGCGGGCGCCACCTGGCGGACCGGTTCCGTACCGAGATCGGCCTCACCCCCAAGGCGGCGGCCCGGGTGATCCGGTTCGACCGCGCCCGGCGCCTGCTCAGCGCCCGTGCGGGGCAGCCGCGTGCGGGTGACGGTCTGGGCCTGGCCGCCCTGGCGGCCCACTGCGGCTACTTCGACCAGGCGCACCTGGCCCGCGAGTTCCGCGCGCTGGCCGGCTGCGCGCCGAGCCGCTGGGTGGCCGAGGAGACGGGGACGGCGGCGAAGCGGGTGGCCGAGGAGCGGGTCGCGCTGGGTTCCGAAACGTCCAAGGCGGGGCCGGGGCGGCCGGTGCAGGCTGGAGCCACCCCGGGATGA
- a CDS encoding VOC family protein, whose protein sequence is MADRTDTSDTSDTARTADTAGAAAPAATPPAPGIAPPAPGAPAPQVWPTLRAGDARGLIRFLTEAFGFEEVVVYGEGEVVEHAELAWPLGGGVMLGSVREGAPCQGAPGSFSAYVVTDDPDALHARAVAAGADVVSPLHVTDYGSRDFAVQDPEGNRWSFGTYRGEPPHSQG, encoded by the coding sequence ATGGCCGATCGCACCGACACGTCCGACACGTCCGACACCGCGCGCACTGCTGACACCGCGGGCGCTGCCGCCCCCGCGGCCACCCCGCCGGCGCCCGGCATCGCGCCGCCCGCGCCCGGCGCCCCCGCCCCGCAGGTCTGGCCCACCCTTCGGGCCGGTGACGCGCGGGGCCTGATCCGCTTCCTGACCGAGGCGTTCGGCTTCGAGGAGGTCGTCGTCTACGGCGAGGGCGAGGTGGTCGAGCACGCCGAGCTGGCCTGGCCGCTGGGCGGCGGTGTGATGCTCGGCTCGGTCCGCGAGGGCGCACCCTGCCAGGGGGCACCGGGTTCGTTCAGCGCCTACGTGGTGACCGACGACCCGGACGCGCTGCACGCACGGGCCGTCGCCGCCGGCGCGGACGTCGTCAGCCCGCTGCACGTCACCGACTACGGCTCGCGCGACTTCGCGGTCCAGGACCCGGAGGGCAACCGCTGGTCCTTCGGCACCTACCGGGGCGAGCCGCCTCACTCCCAGGGGTGA
- a CDS encoding class II fumarate hydratase translates to MSAQQIGSDATAPDGGQGGEAAEYRIEHDSMGEVKVPARAKWQAQTQRAVENFPVSGQRLGRAHIAALARIKAAAAKVNAELGIVAAPVAEAIVQAAAEVAEGRWDAQFPIDVFQTGSGTSSNMNTNEVLATLAGERLGSPVHPNDQVNASQSSNDVFPSSIHIAATAAVSDELLPALGHLAGALEAKAAEFETVVKAGRTHLMDATPVTLGQEFGGYAAQVRYGQERLRATLPRVAELPLGGTAVGTGINTPPGFAAAVIAELARTTGLPLTEARNHFEAQGARDALVELSGQLRTIAVGLTKIVNDLRWMSSGPRTGLAEINLPDLQPGSSIMPGKVNPVIPEVVAMVAAQVVGNDATVAMAGASGAFELNVMLPVIARNLLESIALLSSAARLLADRTVAGITANVERARRYAESSPSVVTPLNRYIGYEEAAKVAKQSLAESKTIRQVVLERGYVERGLLTEEQLDQALDVLRMTRP, encoded by the coding sequence ATGAGCGCACAGCAGATCGGAAGCGATGCCACTGCGCCGGACGGCGGCCAGGGCGGCGAGGCCGCCGAGTACCGGATCGAGCACGACTCGATGGGGGAGGTCAAGGTCCCGGCCCGGGCCAAGTGGCAGGCGCAGACCCAGCGCGCGGTGGAGAACTTCCCGGTCTCCGGCCAGCGCCTGGGCCGCGCCCACATCGCCGCGCTGGCCCGGATCAAGGCTGCCGCCGCCAAGGTCAACGCCGAGCTGGGGATCGTGGCGGCGCCGGTGGCCGAGGCGATCGTGCAGGCCGCCGCCGAGGTGGCCGAGGGCCGGTGGGACGCGCAGTTCCCGATCGACGTCTTCCAGACCGGCTCGGGCACCTCCTCCAACATGAACACCAACGAGGTGCTGGCCACCCTGGCGGGTGAGCGCCTGGGCAGCCCGGTGCACCCGAACGACCAGGTGAACGCCAGCCAGTCGTCCAACGACGTGTTCCCGTCCTCGATCCACATCGCCGCCACCGCGGCCGTCAGCGACGAGCTGCTGCCGGCGCTGGGCCACCTGGCCGGTGCGCTGGAGGCCAAGGCGGCGGAGTTCGAGACGGTGGTCAAGGCCGGGCGCACCCACCTGATGGACGCCACCCCGGTGACCCTGGGTCAGGAGTTCGGCGGCTACGCGGCCCAGGTCCGCTACGGCCAGGAGCGGCTGCGCGCCACCCTGCCCCGGGTCGCCGAGCTGCCGCTGGGCGGCACCGCGGTGGGCACCGGCATCAACACCCCGCCCGGCTTCGCCGCCGCCGTGATCGCCGAGCTGGCGCGCACGACCGGTCTGCCGCTGACCGAGGCCCGCAACCACTTCGAGGCGCAGGGCGCCCGGGACGCCCTGGTCGAGCTCAGCGGGCAGCTGCGGACCATCGCGGTCGGGCTGACCAAGATCGTCAACGACCTGCGCTGGATGTCCTCGGGGCCGCGCACCGGGCTGGCCGAGATCAACCTGCCCGACCTCCAGCCGGGTTCCTCGATCATGCCGGGCAAGGTCAACCCGGTGATCCCCGAGGTGGTGGCGATGGTCGCCGCCCAGGTGGTCGGCAACGACGCCACGGTGGCGATGGCCGGCGCCAGCGGCGCCTTCGAGCTCAACGTGATGCTGCCGGTGATCGCCCGCAACCTGCTGGAGTCGATCGCGCTGCTGTCCAGTGCCGCCCGGCTGCTGGCCGACCGCACCGTGGCCGGCATCACCGCCAATGTCGAGCGGGCCCGCCGGTACGCCGAGTCCTCGCCCTCGGTGGTCACCCCGCTCAACCGCTACATCGGCTACGAGGAGGCCGCCAAGGTGGCCAAGCAGTCGCTCGCCGAGTCCAAGACGATCCGTCAGGTGGTGCTGGAGCGGGGCTACGTGGAGCGCGGCCTGCTCACCGAGGAGCAGCTCGACCAGGCCCTGGACGTGCTGCGGATGACGCGCCCGTAG
- a CDS encoding VOC family protein, with the protein MTEPAATETAARGASVRCAPALPSWVSLTATDLDAAQAFYGELLGWSFRSRPDRWGPYVTAMVDGVAVAGLGTLGALQLPVAWTTFFGTEDADVVAERIRARGGTVAVGPLGFDAGRMAISSDPAGAPFGVWEGGPDTGRVLSMIPGAPVWIELRTTDAFAAALFYGEVFTWDGRDPEQLAVRWENDRVVLRTAGRSVAALAVATDPEARPSWNVYFAVDDADERVLVAERLGADVLGEVLETPYGRVGHLRDPQGGRFSLIGPSPAR; encoded by the coding sequence ATGACCGAGCCAGCGGCGACCGAAACGGCGGCAAGGGGGGCGTCGGTGCGGTGTGCGCCCGCGCTGCCGAGCTGGGTGAGCCTGACGGCCACCGACCTGGACGCCGCGCAGGCCTTCTACGGTGAGCTGCTCGGCTGGTCGTTCCGCAGCAGGCCCGACCGCTGGGGCCCCTACGTGACCGCGATGGTGGACGGCGTCGCGGTGGCCGGTCTCGGCACCCTGGGCGCCCTCCAACTGCCGGTCGCCTGGACCACCTTCTTCGGGACCGAGGACGCCGACGTGGTCGCCGAGCGGATCAGGGCCCGCGGCGGCACGGTCGCCGTGGGCCCGCTGGGTTTCGACGCGGGGCGGATGGCGATCTCCTCCGACCCGGCGGGTGCCCCGTTCGGCGTCTGGGAGGGCGGCCCCGACACCGGCCGGGTGCTGAGCATGATCCCCGGTGCGCCGGTCTGGATCGAGCTGCGCACCACCGACGCCTTCGCCGCCGCGCTCTTCTACGGCGAGGTCTTCACCTGGGACGGCCGCGACCCCGAGCAGCTCGCGGTCCGCTGGGAGAACGACCGGGTGGTGCTGCGCACGGCCGGGCGCAGCGTGGCCGCGCTCGCGGTGGCCACCGACCCGGAGGCCAGGCCGAGTTGGAACGTGTACTTCGCGGTCGACGACGCGGACGAGCGGGTGCTGGTGGCCGAGCGGCTCGGCGCCGACGTGCTGGGCGAGGTGCTGGAGACCCCGTACGGCCGGGTGGGGCACCTGCGTGACCCGCAGGGCGGCCGGTTCTCGCTGATCGGCCCGTCACCGGCCCGCTAG
- a CDS encoding NADP-dependent succinic semialdehyde dehydrogenase yields MAIATVNPATGQTLRTFEPYPAAAVEQRLARAEATFAEYRLTDFAHRARLMHRAAELLDADQETIAALMTAEMGKPLAAARAEAAKCAKAMRWYADRAPGLLADEHPAPEDVTDSGAARAWVRYRPLGVVLAVMPWNFPLWQVIRFAAPALMAGNVGLLKHASNVPQTALYLEDLFRGAGFPEGCFQTLLIDSRAVEGVLRDPRVAAATLTGSEGAGRSVASVAGDEVKKTVLELGGSDPFVVMPSADVAAAAAKAVTARVQNNGQSCIAAKRFIVHTAVYEEFTAAFSARMAALRVGDPMAEATEVGPLATRQGRDELAELVEDALAQGARVEAQAKVPAELGEGWYYPPTVLSGITERMRIHHEEAFGPVATLYRAEDLAEAVRLANDTPFGLSSNVWTTDPAEQERFVRDIQAGGVFFNGMTASHPALPFGGVRRSGYGRELSGHGIREFCNTTTVWVAAEA; encoded by the coding sequence ATGGCGATCGCGACCGTGAACCCGGCGACCGGACAGACCCTGCGGACCTTCGAGCCCTACCCGGCCGCCGCCGTCGAGCAGCGCCTGGCACGGGCCGAGGCGACCTTCGCCGAGTACCGGTTGACCGACTTCGCGCACCGGGCGCGACTGATGCACCGGGCCGCCGAGCTGCTCGACGCCGATCAGGAGACCATCGCCGCGCTGATGACCGCCGAGATGGGCAAGCCGCTGGCCGCCGCCCGCGCCGAGGCCGCCAAGTGCGCGAAGGCGATGCGCTGGTACGCCGACCGGGCGCCGGGCCTGCTGGCGGACGAGCACCCGGCGCCCGAGGACGTGACGGACTCCGGCGCCGCCCGGGCCTGGGTGCGCTACCGCCCGCTCGGGGTGGTGCTGGCCGTGATGCCCTGGAACTTCCCGCTCTGGCAGGTGATCCGGTTCGCCGCCCCCGCGCTGATGGCGGGCAACGTCGGGCTGCTCAAGCACGCCTCCAACGTCCCGCAGACCGCGCTCTACCTGGAGGACCTGTTCCGCGGCGCCGGCTTCCCCGAGGGCTGCTTCCAGACGCTGCTGATCGACTCGCGCGCGGTCGAAGGCGTGCTGCGCGACCCCCGGGTGGCCGCGGCCACCCTGACCGGCAGCGAGGGCGCCGGGCGCTCGGTGGCCTCGGTGGCGGGCGACGAGGTGAAGAAGACCGTGCTGGAGCTGGGCGGCAGCGACCCCTTCGTGGTCATGCCCTCGGCGGACGTCGCGGCAGCGGCGGCCAAGGCGGTCACCGCCCGGGTGCAGAACAACGGGCAGTCCTGTATCGCGGCCAAGCGGTTCATCGTGCACACCGCCGTCTACGAGGAGTTCACGGCCGCCTTCAGCGCGCGGATGGCTGCGCTGCGGGTCGGCGACCCGATGGCGGAGGCGACCGAGGTCGGGCCGCTGGCCACCCGGCAGGGCCGCGACGAACTGGCCGAGCTGGTCGAGGACGCGCTGGCGCAGGGGGCGCGGGTGGAGGCCCAGGCGAAGGTGCCGGCGGAGCTGGGCGAGGGGTGGTACTACCCGCCGACCGTGCTCAGCGGCATCACCGAGCGGATGCGGATCCACCACGAGGAGGCGTTCGGCCCGGTCGCCACGCTCTACCGGGCCGAGGACCTGGCGGAGGCCGTGCGCCTGGCCAACGACACGCCCTTCGGGCTCAGCTCCAACGTCTGGACCACCGACCCCGCCGAGCAGGAGCGCTTCGTGCGCGACATCCAGGCCGGCGGGGTCTTCTTCAACGGCATGACCGCCTCGCACCCGGCGCTGCCGTTCGGCGGTGTGCGGCGCTCCGGCTACGGACGCGAGCTGTCCGGGCACGGGATCCGGGAGTTCTGCAACACGACCACGGTGTGGGTCGCCGCCGAGGCGTAG
- a CDS encoding DNA-formamidopyrimidine glycosylase family protein: MPEGDTVFRTAAQLHRALAGQRLTTAELRVPAHATAALTGLQVLEVAPRGKHLLARLEGGLTLHTHLRMDGRWQLYRAGERWTGGPGHQIRAVLGTAEQTAVGYRLPVVQLLRTADEAQAVGHLGPDLLGPDWPAGGAEEALRRLAAAPGRPTGEALLDQRNLAGIGNVYANELCFLAGVTPWTPFGELPAPERLVALAHRLLRANRLRPGHPTTGETRPDRSHWVYRRTGRPCRRCGTPVRGATQGTAPNERVAFWCPVCQRGPVPPG, encoded by the coding sequence ATGCCCGAGGGTGACACCGTCTTCCGCACCGCCGCCCAGTTGCACCGGGCGCTGGCCGGGCAGCGCCTGACCACCGCCGAGCTGCGGGTCCCCGCGCACGCCACCGCCGCGTTGACGGGGCTCCAGGTCCTGGAGGTGGCACCGCGCGGCAAGCACCTGCTCGCCCGGCTGGAGGGCGGCCTGACCCTGCACACCCATCTGCGGATGGACGGCCGCTGGCAGCTCTACCGGGCGGGGGAGCGCTGGACGGGCGGGCCTGGGCACCAGATCCGGGCCGTCCTCGGGACCGCCGAGCAGACCGCCGTCGGCTACCGGCTGCCGGTGGTGCAACTGCTGCGGACGGCCGACGAGGCACAGGCGGTCGGCCACCTCGGCCCGGACCTGCTGGGCCCCGACTGGCCGGCGGGCGGGGCCGAGGAGGCGCTGCGCCGCCTGGCCGCCGCGCCCGGGCGGCCCACCGGCGAGGCGCTGCTCGACCAGCGCAACCTGGCCGGGATCGGCAATGTCTACGCCAACGAGCTGTGCTTCCTGGCCGGGGTCACGCCGTGGACCCCGTTCGGCGAGCTGCCCGCGCCCGAGCGGCTGGTCGCGTTGGCCCACCGGCTGCTCCGGGCCAACCGGCTGCGCCCGGGGCACCCGACGACCGGCGAGACGAGGCCCGACCGCAGCCACTGGGTCTACCGCCGCACGGGCCGGCCCTGCCGCCGCTGCGGCACCCCGGTGCGCGGCGCGACGCAGGGCACCGCGCCGAACGAGCGGGTGGCCTTCTGGTGCCCGGTCTGTCAGCGGGGGCCGGTGCCGCCGGGGTGA